One part of the Lepeophtheirus salmonis chromosome 14, UVic_Lsal_1.4, whole genome shotgun sequence genome encodes these proteins:
- the ida gene encoding anaphase-promoting complex subunit 5 has protein sequence MPGGRSDHREGGDVSLTDPSSTNPAGLNGILETRKGKDWKRVTPAKLCIALLIRNYEHELRSELTTTQRSSVALTILKLIQSSEFSCSTLILKNTLQSLPKGLANEWRRSLALTVADGVGGLIDLKISLENALSDSNANALHRSSVVGIFFKKLILYFESLTFSEVSHLFENFKLYYNKGMEIGGQEPSQLLPENEDPDEESIEEEVNNKTTELSEENEGEESLQSELYIARQVELLSSVEYKADPPRVMQEKISQILKEDPTLLPPAYFLTYLNCLRSKEYAGSIQALHMAFAPDLKCPSSSEDINKEFRYSALNLSALHSRFQHKEEALKALREAITLAQDANDHVCLQHALSWMYRIRKNVDKEKMIRRCVTKSGELNLSYLVSLGIQSLSQLYHHKSIPPSTVMEVLTKSDVLNCQHSIIELITSSYAQKSAFWTLYGKTRMSFTVSILLLNLDTSDPTREGLYVMSESYVLALCNVARYLHDHGHGKAADKVIDLAKSYFKNFTSPLRLIWHSTQLNIQFQRYLHRTNWVAADNLIYELSTVDAIEPLFLQLQLYIEKGDPEMALDKRDEIMELIKIVELTPSDEVRFLVHQAELCCLVESFSSAISPLTNALTFCKKYHMELMESIVCLHLAHVQLQLGMPIKSLEAAEENLPTILSHGTLYDSSRAYLLIAKARVACSPPNSESRKDDLLKAIDALRHALIGFKKMQCFQRMKDVYYMMARLHHALNQVQERNQASAEFKLIGETESTNLSSKLAIML, from the exons ATGCCTGGCGGCCGTAGCGATCATCGAGAAGGAGGAGATGTATCTTTAACAGATCCATCGTCCACAAACCCTGCTGGATTAAACGGGATATTGGAAACCCGTAAAGGAAAGGATTGGAAGCGAGTGACTCCCGCAAAGCTTTGTATCGCTCTTCTCATCCGAAACTACGAACACGAACTCCGCTCCGAGCTCACCACCACTCAACGCAGCTCTGTGGCTCTTACTATCCTAAAACTCATTCAAAGTTCCGAGTTCAGCTGCTCAACCCTAATTCTTAAGAACACTCTTCAATCCCTTCCCAAAGGTCTGGCTAATGAGTGGAGGCGAAGTTTGGCTTTAACCGTTGCGGATGGGGTTGGTGGACTCATTGATCTAAAGATATCATTAGAAAACGCGCTCTCAGATTCAAATGCCAACGCTCTACATCGATCCTCCGTTGTGGggatattctttaaaaaactcaTCCTTTATTTCGAGTCCCTCACCTTCTCTGAAGTCTCGCATCTCTTTGAAAACTTCAAACTCTACTACAATAAAGGCATGGAAATCGGGGGTCAGGAACCATCACAGCTCCTCCCAGAAAATGAGGATCCGGATGAAGAAAGTATTGAAGAAGAAGTGAATAACAAAACCACAGAATTATCGGAAGAGAATGAAGGTGAAGAAAGTCTACAGTCCGAACTATATATTGCAAGACAAGTAGAACTCTTATCCAGCGTAGAATATAAAGCGGATCCTCCTAGAGTAATGCAAGAAAAGATTTCAcagattttaaaagaagatcCAACACTTCTACCTCCAGCATATTTTCTCACCTACTTAAATTGTCTTCGATCCAAAGAGTATGCTGGGTCAATACAAGCGCTTCATATGGCATTTGCTCCGGATTTGAAATGTCCGTCCTCGTCAGAAGATATCAATAAAGAATTTCGTTACTCTGCACTTAATCTCTCCGCCTTACACTCACGTTTTCAGCATAAGGAAGAAGCCTTAAAAGCCCTAAGGGAAGCAATTACATTGGCACAAGATGCAAATGATCACGTGTGTCTACAACACGCCCTTTCATGGATGTATCGGATTCGAAAGAAcgttgataaagaaaaaatgattcgTCGCTGTGTGACCAAAAGTGGGGAATTAAATCTTAGTTATCTTGTAAGTCTTGGGATTCAATCTTTGAGTCAGCTCTATCATCATAAGTCAATTCCTCCATCCACTGTCATGGAAGTCCTTACCAAGAGTGACGTACTGAATTGTCAACACTCCATTATTGAGTTAATAACCTCTAGCTATGCTCAAAAATCTGCTTTTTGGACTCTCTATGGAAAGACGAGGATGTCGTTCACGGTTTCAATTTTGCTTCTTAATTTGGATACGTCAGATCCTACTAGAGAAGGACTCTATGTGATGTCAGAATCATATGTTTTAGCATTATGTAACGTAGCTCGGTATCTGCACGATCATGGCCATGGGAAAGCTGCAGATAAAGTGATTGATTTGGCCAA atcttattttaaaaacttcacATCCCCTCTTAGATTGATATGGCACTCCACTCAActcaatattcaatttcaaCGCTATTTACACCGGACTAATTGGGTAGCAGCGGATAATTTGATATATGAGCTATCCACAGTGGATGCCATAGAGCCTCTCTTTTTGCAATTACAACTCTATATAGAAAAAGGAGACCCTGAAATGGCTTTAGATAAGAGGGATGAAATTATGGAGCTTATCAAAATTGTTGAGTTAACTCCATCTGATGAGGTCAGGTTTTTAGTTCATCAAGCTGAGCTATGTTGTTTGGTGGAGAGTTTTTCAA GTGCCATTTCACCATTAACAAACGCATTGACATTTTGCAAGAAATATCATATGGAATTGATGGAGTCTATTGTTTGCTTGCACCTCGCGCATGTTCAG TTGCAACTAGGAATGCCTATAAAATCTCTAGAGGCTGCGGAAGAAAATCTACCCACTATTTTGAGTCACGGAACCTTGTACGATTCTTCACGCGCGTATTTATTGATAGCCAAGGCCCGAGTAGCTTGCTCTCCACCCAATTCAGAGAGCAGAAAAGATGATTTATTAAAAGCGATCGATGCATTAAGGCATGCATTAATTGGTTTTAAGAAAATGCAGTGTTTTCAAAGAATGAAGGACGTTTATTACATGATG GCACGTTTACATCATGCCTTAAATCAGGTTCAAGAACGAAATCAAGCCTCTGCAGAGTTTAAACTCATTGGTGAAACGGAGTCCACAAATTTAAGTTCCAAGTTGGCAATCATGCTGTGA